TGCATCAAGCGCAACAATGTCTTTCACCAATGGCGACATTTTTTGCGTCAATAAGCCAGTACCACAACCAAAGTCCAACACTCTTGCGCCCTGTAGATCAACCCGATCTAACAGCTGATTAAACACAGATTTGGCAAATTCTTCCGTCGCAGGATTGCTCTCCCACTCCTTAGCGACCTCATCCCAATTGTGTGCCATCATGGCCTCCATAATTACTTCTTGTAACGGGAACTGCGTATAGATTAACTCAAATTTCTCGCCACGTCATAGAGTTATTAACGCCAATCTGTGTGCAAAAGAGCCACTTAACAACCGGGGCAAAAGTTAGTTATGCTATAGCTTCAAAAATGGTTATGGGTAACACATGAATCTGTCTCAAATTGAAGCGTTTTGTAGCGTCGCAGAGTTAGGCTCTGTCTCTGAAGCGGCGCGCCATCTAGATTGCAACCGCACCAAGCTCAGTATGTCGATAAAATCGCTGGAAAAAGAGTTAGATATTGAGCTTTTTACCCGTTCAGGCAATCAACTCACTCTTTCTGAAGCGGGTAAAGCCATCTTTAAAGACTGCGAGAATTTATTGGTTACGTCGCAGCGAATTAAGCAAACCTGCGAGCAAGTCTCTGGTGTCTTTAACGCCGAGATGTGGATCGCACGAGACGATTCACTACCCGATGAAGTTTGGCAAGAATACTCACATGAACTGAGTAAACGCTACCCATCCACCTCGTTCAACATCGTCCTTGCTTCCAGTGGCGACTTGGAAAATTTAGTCGAAACACGTCAGGTTGATTTCGCTTTTGGTGTTGATTATGAACGCATCGATAGCCCCAAAATCACCTACAACCCACTAGGCAAAATCCGCATGATGTCGGTGTGTCGCGCCGATCATCCACTGACTCGTATGCGGCGAGTTTCGGACGAGGATTTGCGCTCTCAGATGCAAGCCTTGATGGTCTATCTCAACGAGAAAGATAACCCCGAGCTACGCCCTTTTTCGCTGCGTCACATCGGTTTTTCCTGCTTTGACTACATGATGAACATGATTTTGCAAGAAAACGCATGGGGCGTATTACCCGAGCCCTTGATTCGCCAATACCTGCGCGAGCAGAAATTAGCGGTCATCAAACACACCTACGGTTTGACGCAAGAGGACTATTGTATGTTCACCCCAAGTGGTATGGCAGAGCACCCGGCGATGAGCTGGCTGGCGGACAGAATCAACGATTATTTATTCGATTTCTAGCCAACACAGACTTTCCCCTCAGTGAGCGTCAAATTTACTGACAGCAATTTTTAATCACAACCTATTGTAAAATAAGAAATTATCTAAAGAATCTCTTTCGGTCATATTTCTTTCATCCACTTTTCATTTGTAAAAAAGCCCAGCCCGCTAAACAATGTCAGAGTGTTTAGCCTTTGGACTATTTTATGTGTGACAGGACAACAAAGAACGAAAATCGAATCCTGACTTTCTCAGCCCTTGCTGCATCAGGGTTTGCTATCAGCGGACTGGTACTTGGCTTGTTCGCAGGTTCTTTGGTCATCATGTTCGATGGGATCTATTCGCTGGTCAGCTTACTGTTAACATTATTGTCGCTGGCTGCTTCCTACTACATCAGCAAGCCTTCCAAAAACCTTTTCCCGTTTGGTAAAGCGGTGCTAGAGCCGATTGTGATTGCGATTAAAGCAATCGTGATTTTGCTTGTGGTGGCTTATTCACTCTACTCGGCAGTGACCGATTTATTTAACGGTGGCCGTGAAGTTGATGCGTCGGTGGCGATATTCTTCGAAACCTCTTGTGTGATCGGCTGCGCGTATGTGTGGTGGTTTATCGTTAAAAAAAGCCGTCAGTTCTCGTCCGGTCTGATTGAAGCGGAAGTAAAACAATGGCAGATGGATGCGCTGCTCAGTGCCGTGGTCTCGATTGGTTTTGTGATGTCTTGGGCGGTGACGTATACCCCATACGCAGAGTTCGCTGCCTATGCTGACCCAGTGATGATGTTGGCGATGTCGTTTTACTTTATCAAAGTGCCGCTTGGTATGCTGAAAGATGCGTTGCGAGAGCTGCTGATGATGTCGCCAGACGAAGAGCTGTGCAAACGCGTGGGCAGCGACATCGAATTTATTGAACAGCAAACTTCACAGCATCTTAAGCTGGCAGGGGTAACAAAAGTAGGCCAAGAGCTGCGCGTCAACGTCGACTTGCATGTCAAAAATCAAACGTTAGCCTTGGCAGAGCTAGAAAATACCCGTAACAAGCTGCGCGACCAGCTTTCTAAACATCCGTTTAAGTTGCAACTCAATCTCAACATTGCTCATTAAAAACACGGCTCATTAAATTTGCCAAACGCCGCGTCATGCGGCGTTTTTCTTGCGCGTTACCCACCAGCAGCCGAGTGAACCCAGTGTCACCATAAATACGCCCTGCCAAAATGCCCCAGGTAGGCTGACCCCAAGAATGAACGACGAAAGAAATGAAGAAAGTACGGGGGTGAAATACGACATGGTGGCCAAAAACACCATATTGCCGCCAACGATAGCCACATTCCACAGCGCATAGCCTCCTGCCATCAGCCCCGCAGCCAGTAGCAGATTGACACTGCTGCCTAAAGTAAAATGCAACGGTTCGGCGTCAGTGAGAAAATACTTCACCCACAAGGCCGCTGCAGTGGCGATGAAAAAAAGCGTAATCGCACTGTGTTTGGATTGCTGTCGCTGGGTGATATTGCAATAAACGGCCCAAATGATTGCGCCAACAAACGCCATGGCAAACACCAAAGGATTAGCCATGACGTTTTGCGCAATCATGCTTGGTGATAAGCCCTGATCGCCGCCCACAGTCCAAGCCACCCCCATAAACGCAAGCGAAACGGCAGGATACAATAGCCAATTCGGCTTTTTCTCACTCCCCCAGACAGCAAAGAGCACAGTCAACGCAGGCCACAAATAGTTGACGATAGAAACTTGGATCGATTGCATGCGGCTGTCGGCAAAACCCAATGACAAGGCGAGTAAAATTTCGTAGCTGACAAACAGTGCGCCGCCAATCAGCAAATAACGCCAAGAAAAATTGCGCAGTTTGGGCACGCCTAAAACCAACACTAACAACATTGAGCTCACGGTGTAGAGCAATGCGGCGCCGCCGACCGGACCAAATGATTCCGCCACCATACGTGTCATGGCGAGCAAACAGCTCCAAAACAAAATCGCCAGCAAGCCAAACAAGGTGTATTTATTGGTCATCGTTCTTTTTCCAGTGTGATCTTAAACGCAGCATAAATCAGCAAAGCAGACAGCTTACTGCAAAAATGACCTACTTCAATACCATCTTGATGTTATGTGGCTATAAAGCAGCAAGGAATGATCAGTCGGAGACGTTATGAAGCGATTTATGCCATCCAGTGTCATGCTCACACCCTTTGTGGTGCGCGTTTACCCAGAGAACGAACAAGAGGAGGAAGGCGAAGAAACATCCCCATCAGTCTCGCACCAAGAAGCGGAGCCAGCACCTCAATCCGGCGTGGAGTAAGTGCACAAAATTCGCCAAACTTTGCTTCATCGCCAACAGAATTGGCTAGAGTAAAGGAGACAACGATCAACCACAGGACAGAGAAAATGAAAAAAGTTGCGGTGATTCTCAGTGGCGCAGGCGTTTTTGATGGCAGCGAGTTGCATGAAGCGGTTCTTGCGTTACACGCGATAGAAAAGGCGGGAGCAAGCTGGCATTGCTTTGCCCCAAATATTGAACAGTTGCACGTACTTAACCATAAAACAGGCGAAGAAATGGATGAGACGCGCAATGTGTTGGTCGAAGCGGCACGTATTGCGCGCGGTCAGATTGAAGATGTGGCAAAACTGCACGTAGAGGAGTTTGATGCTTTGTTACTGCCAGGCGGCTTTGGTGCAGCGAAAAATCTCACTGATTTTGCGGTCAAGGGGGCTGAATGCAGCATCAATGCCGATGTTGCCCATGCTTGTCGCACATTCGCGCAACTAGGTAAACCCGCCGGTTACTTGTGCATCGCACCAGTCATTATCCCTATGATCTACCCGCATGGAGTAGAAGGCACGATAGGCAACGACGAAGCCACTGCCGCCGCATTCAACAAGTTAGGTGGCGTACACATCAATTGCACGGTGAATCAAGTGCACTTTGATACCAAACATAAAGTGCTATCAACGCCCGCTTATATGCTGGCGAATTCGATTTCCGAAGCAGCCAGTGGGATAGAAAAACTGGTGGAACAACTGGTCGAAATCGCATAAATTCGCTCAGTTTTATCATTAGCCGAAGTCAATAAAATACCTCTCATTTTTGGGAGGTATTTTTAACCGAACTACACAACTATATAAATTATAAACATTTTATCAGTTACTATTGAGAAAACGATTGCCTTCAAACATGATAAAATCTAATCAAAACATCAATAGTGTCACCTTTTTTATGTGCAACAAGATCCCGTTCACACTTCCCTATCATTACGGGGGAATTCCCTCCCCCAACTTGTCTGAGATCAAGTTTTTTCCACCTTCGTCTGTGACAGAGTAGCGACGTAAACCGATAACAACTAATTACGGAGCAATTCCAATGACGAGTGCATTTTTTTATCCCTACGATCAACCTTATGGGCGCGGGCTGCTTAAAAGACGCCGCTGACAACATTCAAGCGCAAGGTTTCACTAAGGGTTTAATCGTCACTGACAAAATTCTCAATCAAATTGGCGTGGTTAAGCAGGTACAAGATCTGCTAACGGCGCGTTCTGTCGAAACCGTGGTTTTTGATGGCACTCAGCCAAACCCAACCATCAGCAACGTCAACCAAGGCTTGGCGCTACTTAAAGAGAACCAATGTGATTTCGTCATCTCTTTAGGCGGTGGTTCACCACACGACTGCGCGAAAGGCATTGCTTTGGTTGCAGCCAACGGCGGCGTAATTGGCGATTACGAGGGAGTTGATAAATCAGCTAAACCGATGCTGCCTCTGATTGCGATCAACACCACCGCAGGTACTGCCTCCGAGATGACCCGTTTTTGCATCATCACTGATGAAGAGCGTCACATTCAGATGGTGATTGTCGATAAGCACACCACGCCGCTGATTTCGGTGAACGATCCTGAGTTGATGCTGGCGAAACCCGCATCGCTGACAGCGGCCACAGGCATGGACGCGCTAACCCACGCGATCGAAGCTTATGTCTCGATCGCAGCCACCCCAATCACCGACGCTGTCGCTATCAAAGCGATCGAGCTGATCCAAGCCTACCTGCGCAAAGCCGTTGCTCATGGCGACGACATTGAAGCACGTGAACAAATGGCCTACGCACAATTTATGGCGGGCATG
This Vibrio navarrensis DNA region includes the following protein-coding sequences:
- a CDS encoding LysR family transcriptional regulator is translated as MNLSQIEAFCSVAELGSVSEAARHLDCNRTKLSMSIKSLEKELDIELFTRSGNQLTLSEAGKAIFKDCENLLVTSQRIKQTCEQVSGVFNAEMWIARDDSLPDEVWQEYSHELSKRYPSTSFNIVLASSGDLENLVETRQVDFAFGVDYERIDSPKITYNPLGKIRMMSVCRADHPLTRMRRVSDEDLRSQMQALMVYLNEKDNPELRPFSLRHIGFSCFDYMMNMILQENAWGVLPEPLIRQYLREQKLAVIKHTYGLTQEDYCMFTPSGMAEHPAMSWLADRINDYLFDF
- a CDS encoding cation diffusion facilitator family transporter, yielding MCDRTTKNENRILTFSALAASGFAISGLVLGLFAGSLVIMFDGIYSLVSLLLTLLSLAASYYISKPSKNLFPFGKAVLEPIVIAIKAIVILLVVAYSLYSAVTDLFNGGREVDASVAIFFETSCVIGCAYVWWFIVKKSRQFSSGLIEAEVKQWQMDALLSAVVSIGFVMSWAVTYTPYAEFAAYADPVMMLAMSFYFIKVPLGMLKDALRELLMMSPDEELCKRVGSDIEFIEQQTSQHLKLAGVTKVGQELRVNVDLHVKNQTLALAELENTRNKLRDQLSKHPFKLQLNLNIAH
- the yddG gene encoding aromatic amino acid DMT transporter YddG, with the protein product MTNKYTLFGLLAILFWSCLLAMTRMVAESFGPVGGAALLYTVSSMLLVLVLGVPKLRNFSWRYLLIGGALFVSYEILLALSLGFADSRMQSIQVSIVNYLWPALTVLFAVWGSEKKPNWLLYPAVSLAFMGVAWTVGGDQGLSPSMIAQNVMANPLVFAMAFVGAIIWAVYCNITQRQQSKHSAITLFFIATAAALWVKYFLTDAEPLHFTLGSSVNLLLAAGLMAGGYALWNVAIVGGNMVFLATMSYFTPVLSSFLSSFILGVSLPGAFWQGVFMVTLGSLGCWWVTRKKNAA
- the elbB gene encoding isoprenoid biosynthesis glyoxalase ElbB, yielding MKKVAVILSGAGVFDGSELHEAVLALHAIEKAGASWHCFAPNIEQLHVLNHKTGEEMDETRNVLVEAARIARGQIEDVAKLHVEEFDALLLPGGFGAAKNLTDFAVKGAECSINADVAHACRTFAQLGKPAGYLCIAPVIIPMIYPHGVEGTIGNDEATAAAFNKLGGVHINCTVNQVHFDTKHKVLSTPAYMLANSISEAASGIEKLVEQLVEIA
- the yiaY gene encoding L-threonine dehydrogenase — protein: MHFFIPTINLMGAGCLKDAADNIQAQGFTKGLIVTDKILNQIGVVKQVQDLLTARSVETVVFDGTQPNPTISNVNQGLALLKENQCDFVISLGGGSPHDCAKGIALVAANGGVIGDYEGVDKSAKPMLPLIAINTTAGTASEMTRFCIITDEERHIQMVIVDKHTTPLISVNDPELMLAKPASLTAATGMDALTHAIEAYVSIAATPITDAVAIKAIELIQAYLRKAVAHGDDIEAREQMAYAQFMAGMAFNNASLGYVHAMAHQLGGFYDLPHGVCNAILLPHVQRYNAQICPERLRDVAKAMGVNVEGMSAEQGANAAIEAIVALAKDVGIPAGIRELGAKLEDIPTLADNALKDACGFTNPKQATHAEISAIFEAAM